TTTCCGAACTCTGACCGAAGCCGCGTGGGCGGTCAGCCCCTCGAGTTCCGCTAGTCTTATCACAGTCGGGGCCAGTTTCTCAAAGGCGTTCTGTGCGATCTCGATGAGGCTTGAGCGCTTGAGAAAGTCGGAGACGCCCAGGGGCGAGGAAAATCGCGCCGTCCCGGAGGTGGGCAGGACGTGGTTGGGGCCGGCCAGATAGTCGCCGAAGGCGACCGGCGCGTAGGGCCCCAGGAAGATCGCGCCGGCGTGTCGGATCTTGGGAAGCGCCTTGCGGGCGTTCCGGACCTGCACGGAGAGATGCTCCGGGGCAAAACGGTTGGAGAGCGCGAGCGACTCGTTCAGGTTTCGCGTCTTGACGACGAGCCCGCAACCCTCGATGGACTTCTTGAGGATGGCCCGCCGTTCCAGGCCTCCCAACTGTCGCTCCAAGGCCTCCTGCACGGCCTGGATGAGTTTTTCCGAATGTGTGAGGAGGACGGCGACCGCCATCGGGTCGTGCTCGGCCTGGCTCAAGAGGTCCGCGGCGACGCTTGCGGGCGAGGCGCCCTCGTCGGCCACCACGGCGATCTCGGTCGGGCCCGCGATCATGTCGATCCCGACCTTGCCGAAGAGGAGGCGTTTCGCCGCGGCGACGTAGGCGTTGCCGGGGCCCACGATCTTGTCGACGGCCGGGACGGAGGCGGTCCCGTAGGCCAAGGCCGCCACGGCCTGAGCGCCTCCGATCTTGAAGACCCGGGTCACGCCCGCGAGCCTCGCCGCGG
This portion of the bacterium genome encodes:
- the hisD gene encoding histidinol dehydrogenase, encoding MKTLATTAPFFEENWSDFLKRSAGTDASVEATVRDVIAEVRARGDAALLDTTEKFDGHRPAALEVSRAEIAAAVTSVEPSALRALKTAAARIEAFHHLQKKKLAASWTSKKGGILLGEQVRPLDRVGIYVPGGLAAYPSTVLMNAIPARVAGVEEIIMVSPWREGRPNAHTLAAARLAGVTRVFKIGGAQAVAALAYGTASVPAVDKIVGPGNAYVAAAKRLLFGKVGIDMIAGPTEIAVVADEGASPASVAADLLSQAEHDPMAVAVLLTHSEKLIQAVQEALERQLGGLERRAILKKSIEGCGLVVKTRNLNESLALSNRFAPEHLSVQVRNARKALPKIRHAGAIFLGPYAPVAFGDYLAGPNHVLPTSGTARFSSPLGVSDFLKRSSLIEIAQNAFEKLAPTVIRLAELEGLTAHAASVRVRKVP